From Rhododendron vialii isolate Sample 1 chromosome 10a, ASM3025357v1, the proteins below share one genomic window:
- the LOC131304296 gene encoding F-box/kelch-repeat protein At3g06240-like, which translates to MESIDRESKRIPEFKLPTTNSGWMRRDRVFGALGFGYDDSNDDYKVVFYCNAKRDRLEAQVHVYSLRKNSWRRIQAYCCFSVDYAHPVHYVNGVLHWMAWPSLDPGDPRRSILSFNLAKETFLEILQPNYGDGSWLWSIGVLEESLCVLSDNSKYHADVWVMKEYGVELSWTKLLAISYAENPGLFRPFPFDGCKPNVDTDKADRRPLPFTMAKKGEIVFDVGRDLVLYNYKDETFKYSFASLMDAHGHFGWHTFSESLVSPNAYGKG; encoded by the coding sequence ATGGAATCCATCGACAGAGAATCTAAAAGGATACCGGAGTTTAAATTGCCAACTACAAATTCAGGGTGGATGAGAAGAGACCGTGTTTTTGGAGCGTTGGGGTTTGGTTATGACGATTCAAATGATGATTACAAGGTGGTTTTTTACTGTAACGCTAAAAGAGACAGGCTTGAAGCTCAAGTTCATGTGTATTCTTTGAGAAAAAATTCTTGGAGAAGGATTCAAGCATATTGTTGTTTTTCGGTAGATTATGCCCATCCTGTTCATTATGTTAATGGAGTTCTCCATTGGATGGCCTGGCCCTCTCTGGATCCGGGGGATCCTAGGAGGAGCATTCTTTCCTTTAATTTAgcaaaagaaacatttctgGAAATACTGCAGCCTAATTATGGTGATGGAAGTTGGTTATGGAGTATTGGGGTCTTAGAAGAATCCCTTTGTGTGCTTTCTGACAATAGCAAATATCACGCTGATGTTTGGGTGATGAAGGAGTATGGCGTGGAGCTGTCGTGGACTAAACTGCTCGCAATCTCATATGCAGAAAATCCAGGATTATTTCGGCCCTTTCCTTTTGATGGTTGCAAACCAAACGTAGACACGGACAAAGCTGACCGCAGACCCTTGCCTTTTACTATGGCAAAGAAGGGTGAAATTGTGTTTGATGTTGGGCGGGATTTGGTTTTATACAATTACAAGGATGAAACATTCAAGTATTCTTTTGCTTCCTTGATGGATGCCCACGGGCATTTTGGTTGGCACACCTTTAGTGAGAGCCTAGTTTCACCAAACGCTTATGGCAAAGGTTGA